In Pectinophora gossypiella chromosome 17, ilPecGoss1.1, whole genome shotgun sequence, one DNA window encodes the following:
- the LOC126374293 gene encoding uncharacterized protein LOC126374293, which translates to MRLIFWVTALAVLSISCAKNTTAKTKPKRQLESIRTPTNLQYSLVLPHSRVTHYRSLTSGERRISNISPRAGKLPPYAVQMEPVVQYSQKDPLYDPSLDNLDDVVVNQNEIYAQPKILNIQDQASEGTYGPPYGSLPTAPLYAHEHHPHYYEAPEPIIEIIIKESNETLPAPPPQPVQKKKKEPVHVFYVKYSKDPHNKDKVVYEKPIPAITPPTNSEEEHHEDYVTVTPEPLYGPQQTTTLRAIIKPESEVYHSDSSVKITFGNEGGHHYSDRRESTSHSEDREETAPRPAIAYPQQPPNHPQLQRSAAKPQQQDVLSRQPTQQTHSAPQNYRPAPQHAQSRIQFQQPHLVNDQQLPRQGPSVAPFRGQPHIPRQNPFGPHTSQNSHNFANGPPGPTHFGNAPNLPGPVGPSPGPAFPTALPRPNNPPQFHPRPSSQPQFAPRPQFNGPPRTSFHSGPQRPFHQPQPFFDEAKYLQENYHTITTDQVDPPKEQLVPTRQHQSFNLGRPSPSSSPQFQESRPQLIPLSQQLPQQRPHQHFTDSIQNKPSFAGPTRTPFFNLKPSPPQIEDNRPPFQPLHNQPQQQFSFHQGPQPLSRPSQQTHSSFPGPIGPSPSPIPQTQFLPQPSSPSLFNFQPQPSPTPELQYNFQQNLPSQGPSERPFLQSHGPSDRPQFQQSHGPSERPQFQQSHGPSERPQFQQSHGPSERPQFQQSHGPSERPPSNFQDQSNFHHQQNVGQFVPQGGELVAAIPKYEQHITVNGPTASPSYNGFSEPTPTASHPEQQYHQQQQIPQQNLYDAEQEQVRLQLAANVQKQQEEIQRLQSQLILAQQQHQHQHQQQQKTQQQVKQLEHTIQQQSRNNYNQQVQATSPRTHYSQTKSQQHSYVSSTASPPYYQSTSRTVEIRPTTQKYVSSTANSINTTPEAKKEEKKKKPAVELPDEVPDDLRQQLLSSGILDNADISILDYDKVGETPLDSLPPDQLANFFSAGGGQQIASSENRPIIVTRNGDRVQSRIDEEEDDQELAASENVATYVAPPPTEKQAVEMKVVHFDPKTEEGQNIAKNYVKEDATQLEPVTLNDKKYNRYLPLKVSGNQFPLPDVLKGRKVTSVVVLAPVETEALNGDHNRAERATTTGLKGIKFIAGDSLHDVLKKPTKDNFEKWLDTEKKTASDLQSVVLLVTGNDNADEREIYMYDIATGNVNKLSGELSNAFVEAAENNSLSKDIEKLAIEGEGTPENFEKDDDRDADASENVPLLVDLSGLSLDQENNQVSISSGYSKTKLGRSLRRH; encoded by the exons AACACAACGGCGAAAACGAAACCGAAACGACAATTAGAAAGTATACGAACGCCAACAAACCTACAATATTCATTAGTCCTGCCGCATTCAAGAGTGACACATTATAGATCTTTGACATCTGGCGAACGCCGTATTTCCAATATCTCCCCAAGAGCGGGGAAACTGCCTCCGTATGCCGTCCAAATGGAACCAGTCGTACAGTACTCTCAAAAAGACCCCTTGTACGACCCTTCCTTAGACAACCTGGATGACGTCGTGGTTAACCAAAATGAAATCTATGCCCAGCCtaaaatccttaatattcaagaTCAGGCTTCGGAGGGTACTTACGGACCTCCCTATGGGTCTTTGCCAACTGCTCCTCTCTATGCCCACGAACATCATCCGCATTACTACGAAGCTCCCGAACCTATTATTGAAATCATTATTAAAGAATCTAATGAGACACTTCCAGCACCACCACCACAGCCTgtccaaaaaaagaagaaggaaCCAGTGCATGTTTTCTATGTGAAATATAGCAAAGACCCTCATAATAAGGATAAAGTGGTCTATGAAAAACCAATTCCGGCAATCACTCCCCCAACAAATTCCGAGGAAGAACACCATGAGGACTACGTCACCGTCACACCAGAACCACTGTATGGTCCGCAGCAGACAACTACTTTGAGGGCTATAATCAAGCCAGAGTCGGAAGTGTACCACAGCGACAGCAGTGTAAAGATTACTTTTGGCAATGAAGGTGGCCATCATTACAGCGACAGACGAGAAAGCACGTCGCACTCTGAAGACCGCGAAGAGACTGCCCCGAGACCTGCTATTGCCTACCCACAACAACCTCCTAATCATCCACAATTACAGCGATCCGCTGCAAAACCTCAACAACAAGACGTTCTCTCTAGGCAACCTACTCAACAAACCCATTCTGCTCCACAAAATTACAGGCCTGCTCCACAACATGCACAAAGCCGCATTCAATTCCAGCAACCTCATTTGGTAAACGACCAACAGCTTCCAAGACAAGGTCCATCTGTTGCTCCTTTCAGAGGCCAGCCGCACATTCCTCGCCAGAATCCATTTGGACCCCACACCTCTCAGAACTCTCATAACTTCGCTAATGGTCCTCCTGGCCCAACTCATTTTGGCAATGCTCCTAACCTACCTGGACCCGTTGGCCCTTCACCTGGTCCTGCTTTTCCTACTGCTCTACCAAGACCAAATAACCCACCCCAATTCCATCCACGTCCAAGCAGTCAACCTCAATTTGCTCCTCGTCCACAGTTCAATGGCCCTCCTCGCACTAGTTTCCATTCTGGTCCTCAAAGACCTTTCCACCAACCTCAACCATTCTTTGACGAAGCCAAATATTTGCAAGAAAATTACCACACAATAACAACTGACCAAGTTGACCCACCTAAAGAACAACTTGTGCCGACGAGACAACACCAGAGCTTTAATCTTGGCAGACCTAGTCCAAGTTCCTCACCTCAGTTCCAAGAAAGTCGACCTCAACTCATTCCTTTGAGTCAACAACTGCCCCAACAAAGACCACACCAACATTTCACTGACTCTATTCAAAACAAACCGTCCTTTGCAGGCCCTACTAGAACTCCATTCTTCAATCTTAAACCATCTCCTCCGCAGATCGAAGACAACCGTCCACCATTCCAACCTTTGCACAACCAACCTCAACAGCAATTCAGTTTCCACCAAGGTCCCCAACCATTATCCAGACCTTCTCAACAAACTCATAGTTCATTCCCTGGTCCCATCGGTCCTTCGCCATCACCGATACCCCAAACTCAATTCCTGCCCCAGCCATCTTCACCATCTCTTTTCAACTTCCAACCTCAACCATCACCAACACCAGAGCTACAATATAATTTCCAACAAAACCTGCCATCTCAGGGCCCATCTGAAAGACCATTCTTACAATCTCACGGACCCTCAGACAGACCACAATTCCAACAATCACATGGCCCTTCGGAAAGACCACAGTTCCAACAGTCACATGGACCCTCAGAAAGGCCGCAATTCCAGCAATCTCACGGTCCCTCAGAAAGACCACAGTTCCAACAATCCCATGGACCCTCGGAAAGGCCTCCTTCGAACTTCCAAGATCAATCCAACTTCCATCATCAACAAAATGTTGGACAATTCGTGCCTCAAGGTGGTGAACTAGTAGCAGCTATACCTAAATATGAGCAGCATATTACAGTCAACGGACCCACAGCTTCACCAAGTTACAATGGTTTTAGTGAACCTACACCAACTGCAAGCCACCCCGAACAACAGTACCACCAACAGCAGCAAATTCCTCAACAAAATCTTTATGATGCTGAACAGGAACAAGTACGGTTACAATTAGCAGCGAATGTTCAAAAACAACAAGAAGAAATTCAAAGGCTTCAAAGTCAGCTTATTTTAGCCCAACAACAGCATCAACACcaacatcaacaacaacaaaagaCGCAACAGCAAGTAAAACAATTAGAGCATACCATTCAACAACAATCGCGAAACAATTACAACCAACAAGTGCAAGCTACCTCTCCTAGAACACATTACTCTCAGACAAAATCTCAACAGCATTCCTACGTATCAAGTACAGCCTCACCTCCGTATTACCAATCCACTTCTAGAACTGTAGAAATCAGACCTACTACTCAAAAATATGTGTCATCCACGGCAAACTCAATAAATACTACACCCGAGGCGAAGAAGgaagagaaaaagaaaaagccTGCCGTTGAACTTCCCGACGAAGTTCCGGATGACCTTCGCCAACAGCTGCTATCTTCGGGTATCTTAGATAATGCTGATATTAGCATTTTAGATTACGACAAAGTGGGAGAAACTCCTTTAGATTCTTTACCCCCAGATCAGTTGGCTAACTTCTTCAGCGCCGGAGGCGGTCAACAAATTGCTTCTAGTGAAAATAGACCAATTATTGTAACACGAAATGGAGATCGGGTTCAGTCTCGTattgatgaagaagaagacgacCAGGAACTTGCTGCCTCTGAAAATGTAGCAACTTACGTCGCTCCACCCCCAACTGAAAAACAAGCTGTAGAAATGAAGGTTGTGCACTTTGATCCTAAGACCGAGGAAGGGCAAAATATCGCTAAGAATTATGTTAAAGAAGATGCTACTCAATTAGAACCTGTGACTCTTAACGACAAGAAATACAATAGATATTTGCCTTTGAAAGTAAGTGGCAACCAATTTCCTTTGCCAGATGTACTGAAAGGTAGAAAGGTAACGTCTGTCGTTGTTTTGGCCCCTGTAGAGACGGAAGCATTAAACGGAGATCATAACAGAGCCGAAAGAGCAACAACAACTGGCTTAAAAGGAATCAAATTTATTGCTGGAGACAGTTTACACGACGTGCTCAAGAAGCCAACAAAAGACAACTTTGAAAAATGGTTAGACACTGAAAAGAAGACTGCTTCTGACTTGCAATCTGTCGTCTTGCTCGTAACTGG AAATGACAACGCAGATGAGAGAGAAATCTACATGTACGACATTGCAACAGGCAACGTGAACAAGCTTAGTGGCGAGCTGTCTAACGCCTTCGTAGAAGCAGCAGAAAACAACTCCCTGAGCAAAGACATCGAAAAACTAGCCATCGAGGGTGAAGGAACTCCGGAAAACTTCGAAAAAGACGATGACAGGGATGCGGATGCTTCGGAAAACGTGCCATTATTAGTAGATTTATCAGGTCTAAGCTTAGACCAAGAAAATAATCAAGTGTCAATATCATCGGGCTATAGTAAAACGAAACTTGGCAGATCATTAAGAAGACATTGA